From Desulfuromonas soudanensis, the proteins below share one genomic window:
- the ruvC gene encoding crossover junction endodeoxyribonuclease RuvC has protein sequence MIILGIDPGSRITGYGLVEQRGNRLLHIDNGAITTRRGDDLALRLKTIHDELCRVIERYAPVALAVEQIFVAKNALSALKLGHARGVALLAGVNAGLPIAEYTALQVKGAVVGYGRASKDQVQQMVRTLMKLPEIAQEDASDALAVAICHAHSHGLSQRLQSAVRPRPHP, from the coding sequence ATGATAATTCTCGGCATCGACCCCGGCAGCAGGATCACCGGATATGGCCTCGTGGAACAACGGGGAAACCGCCTCCTGCATATCGACAACGGAGCGATTACCACCCGCCGCGGCGACGACCTGGCGCTCCGGCTCAAAACCATTCACGATGAACTCTGCCGGGTCATCGAGCGCTACGCCCCCGTGGCCCTGGCCGTCGAGCAGATCTTCGTCGCCAAAAATGCCCTCTCGGCCCTCAAACTCGGCCATGCCCGTGGCGTCGCCCTCCTGGCCGGAGTCAACGCCGGACTGCCGATCGCCGAATACACGGCCCTGCAGGTCAAAGGCGCGGTGGTCGGCTACGGCCGGGCCAGCAAGGATCAGGTCCAGCAGATGGTGCGAACGCTCATGAAACTCCCGGAGATCGCCCAGGAGGACGCCTCCGACGCCCTGGCCGTGGCCATCTGCCACGCCCACAGCCACGGGCTCTCCCAGCGTTTGCAATCGGCGGTTCGTCCCCGTCCTCACCCCTAG
- a CDS encoding cytochrome c3 family protein → MKRFITILLAVTFLAGGALIAFADNGPAEVKLEASMGTVTFPHQAHQALVADCTTCHHKGVEAGTCTKCHGVDAAAPKAKDAFHKLCKGCHADKKSGPTGCKDCHKK, encoded by the coding sequence ATGAAACGTTTCATCACCATCCTGCTCGCCGTCACCTTTCTCGCCGGCGGCGCCCTGATCGCCTTCGCCGACAACGGCCCCGCCGAAGTCAAACTCGAAGCCAGCATGGGCACCGTGACCTTCCCCCACCAGGCTCACCAGGCCCTGGTCGCCGACTGCACCACCTGCCACCACAAGGGTGTCGAAGCCGGCACCTGCACCAAATGCCACGGCGTTGATGCCGCCGCTCCCAAAGCCAAGGACGCCTTTCACAAGCTGTGCAAAGGGTGCCACGCCGACAAAAAAAGCGGCCCCACCGGTTGCAAGGACTGCCACAAGAAGTAA
- a CDS encoding cytidylate kinase family protein, which translates to MAIITISREMGSAGIPIVHKAAEKLGYTLVDGEAIKKVAPDYGLTPEAVEKVDEKPPAFVDTVDAQTEADYHQIELIILEYALKGNVIIYGRGGQDLLKGVSSVLRVRITAPFEERVERWAEREWLDPDLARVLVRKSDQQRAGFIKYYFDRDWQDPLQYDVVINTSRLSEETALKLISEAVKDKNLTEQKDASKKFLQDLIIRKKVETRLLSNRIIEGLHQYHFHISVTDGKVTLEGHVHSEAQRLEVLKTTRQVEGVSGIINELDIRPYRSNPREL; encoded by the coding sequence ATGGCAATCATAACCATCTCGCGGGAAATGGGGAGTGCTGGAATTCCGATCGTCCACAAGGCAGCGGAAAAACTCGGCTACACCCTCGTCGACGGCGAAGCCATCAAGAAGGTGGCCCCCGATTACGGTCTGACCCCCGAAGCGGTGGAGAAGGTGGATGAAAAGCCGCCGGCCTTCGTCGATACGGTCGATGCCCAGACCGAGGCCGACTACCACCAGATCGAACTGATCATCCTGGAATACGCCCTCAAGGGGAACGTCATCATCTACGGCCGCGGAGGGCAGGATCTCCTCAAGGGGGTCAGCAGCGTGCTGCGGGTCAGGATTACCGCCCCCTTCGAAGAGCGGGTCGAGCGGTGGGCCGAGAGGGAGTGGCTCGATCCCGACCTGGCAAGAGTCCTGGTGCGCAAAAGCGACCAGCAGCGGGCGGGATTCATCAAATACTATTTCGACCGGGACTGGCAGGACCCCCTCCAGTACGACGTGGTCATCAACACCTCCCGGCTCAGCGAGGAAACGGCTCTCAAGCTGATCTCCGAGGCCGTCAAAGACAAGAACCTGACCGAGCAGAAAGACGCTTCGAAGAAGTTTCTCCAGGACCTGATCATCCGCAAGAAGGTTGAAACCCGCCTTTTGTCCAACAGGATAATTGAGGGACTGCACCAGTACCATTTTCATATCTCCGTCACCGACGGCAAGGTGACTCTCGAAGGGCACGTCCACAGCGAGGCGCAGCGGCTGGAGGTTCTCAAGACCACCCGCCAGGTGGAGGGGGTCAGCGGCATCATCAACGAACTGGATATACGCCCCTACCGCTCCAACCCCCGAGAGCTCTGA
- a CDS encoding GNAT family N-acetyltransferase produces MRNLNRGDLPGLTGVLRATGAFTDAEIDCAVELLQIVLDDPEQKDYIVAVAGEEGAPIGYILYGPVPLTEGNFDIYWIATDPAVQGSGIGRQLMAHAEEDARSRGARIVCLETSSQGGYERTRRFYDKGGYLEESRIRDFYKPGDDRITYVKRFSHGKEE; encoded by the coding sequence ATGCGAAACCTTAACCGGGGAGACCTTCCCGGACTCACGGGCGTGCTCCGCGCCACCGGCGCCTTTACCGATGCCGAAATCGACTGCGCCGTCGAACTCCTGCAGATCGTTCTCGACGATCCGGAACAGAAGGACTATATCGTCGCCGTCGCCGGGGAGGAGGGAGCGCCCATTGGCTACATCCTCTACGGTCCCGTCCCCCTGACCGAGGGGAACTTTGATATCTACTGGATCGCCACCGATCCCGCCGTACAGGGGAGCGGCATCGGCAGGCAATTGATGGCCCACGCCGAGGAAGACGCCCGATCCCGGGGCGCCCGGATCGTCTGCCTGGAGACCTCCTCCCAGGGGGGGTACGAGAGGACCCGGCGCTTCTACGATAAGGGAGGCTACCTGGAGGAATCGCGGATCCGCGATTTTTACAAACCCGGTGATGACCGCATCACCTATGTCAAACGCTTTTCCCATGGGAAGGAGGAGTAA
- a CDS encoding KamA family radical SAM protein: protein MEIWQKLLQASITRPSEVTRRFGIDPRPLEAVAERYPMRINPYYLGLIRSVGDPIWRQAIPSEEELHDAVCPVDPLNEENQSPVPNLVHRYPDRALFLVCSECAMYCRFCTRKRKVGGENMVIDQKSIDGGLDYIRSHPEIRDVILSGGDPLLLSDDRLDAILKGLRAIPTVEIIRIGSRVPVVLPQRITPALVRMLRRYHPLYLNTHFNHPDEVTETAAKACARLADVGIPLGNQSVLLRGVNDDPEVMKALMQKLLTIRVKPYYIYQADMVQGTNHFRTSVEEGLAVIQSLRGHTSGMAVPAYVIDAPGGGGKIPLLPEYLQNLGSDVVLKNYRGDLYHYDNSAAPPEEKRSVAANDHY from the coding sequence ATGGAGATCTGGCAAAAGCTCCTGCAGGCAAGCATCACCCGCCCCTCTGAAGTCACCCGCCGCTTCGGCATCGACCCCCGCCCCCTCGAGGCGGTGGCCGAGCGCTATCCGATGCGGATCAACCCCTACTACCTCGGCCTGATCCGCAGCGTCGGCGACCCCATCTGGCGCCAGGCGATCCCCTCCGAGGAGGAGCTGCACGACGCGGTCTGCCCCGTCGATCCGCTCAACGAGGAGAACCAGAGCCCGGTCCCCAACCTCGTGCACCGTTATCCGGACCGGGCGCTCTTTCTGGTCTGCTCCGAGTGCGCCATGTACTGTCGCTTCTGCACCCGCAAGCGCAAGGTCGGCGGCGAGAACATGGTGATCGACCAGAAGAGCATCGACGGCGGGCTCGACTACATCCGCTCTCACCCGGAAATCCGCGACGTGATCCTCTCCGGGGGAGACCCCCTCCTCCTGAGCGACGATCGCCTCGATGCGATCCTCAAGGGGCTGCGCGCCATACCGACGGTGGAAATCATCCGCATCGGCAGCCGCGTTCCGGTGGTCCTTCCGCAGCGGATCACCCCGGCGCTCGTCCGGATGCTGCGCCGCTATCATCCGCTCTATCTCAACACCCACTTCAACCACCCGGACGAAGTGACGGAAACCGCCGCCAAAGCCTGCGCCCGTCTGGCCGACGTCGGCATCCCCCTGGGGAACCAGAGCGTTCTGCTGCGGGGAGTCAACGACGACCCGGAGGTGATGAAGGCTCTGATGCAGAAGCTGCTGACGATCCGGGTCAAGCCTTATTACATATATCAGGCCGACATGGTCCAGGGAACAAACCACTTCCGCACCAGCGTCGAGGAGGGGCTGGCGGTGATCCAGTCGCTGCGCGGCCACACTTCGGGGATGGCGGTTCCGGCCTACGTCATCGACGCTCCCGGCGGCGGCGGCAAGATCCCCTTGCTCCCCGAGTATCTGCAGAACCTCGGCAGCGACGTCGTCCTGAAAAATTACCGCGGCGACCTCTACCACTACGACAACAGCGCCGCGCCACCGGAAGAAAAACGATCAGTTGCCGCCAACGACCACTACTGA
- a CDS encoding D-alanine--D-alanine ligase family protein — MRIALTFNLRAESAGEQEQPVSADPSEPPSSPAEDLYAEWDDIHTIRAVEDALASCHEVTLVEADLEAFATLRQLRPELVFNIAEGLYGSSREAQIPAMLDMLGVPYTGSDPVTLGICLDKRRTKEILSYHRIPTARFCVVASPAQLPGRLRYPLMVKPTLEGSSKGVTDKALVHNRRELVRQTEWVLDTYRQPALVEEFLPGREFTVALIGNGAALRVLPIVELNLGTLPPGVNPIYSYEAKWIWDQEEAPLEIFSCPAPLEPLLQKQIEELCRRTFNALGCQDWCRIDVRLDAEGRPNIIELNPLPGILPRPEQNSCFPKAARAAGLSYREMILSVADAACDRLNLGQGGINERRSLL, encoded by the coding sequence ATGCGCATCGCTCTCACCTTCAATTTGCGGGCGGAATCCGCCGGCGAACAGGAACAGCCTGTTTCCGCCGATCCGTCCGAACCTCCCTCTTCCCCCGCCGAAGACCTCTACGCCGAATGGGATGATATCCATACCATCCGGGCCGTGGAAGACGCGTTGGCCAGTTGCCACGAGGTCACCCTCGTCGAAGCCGATCTCGAGGCCTTCGCCACCCTGCGGCAGCTCCGTCCCGAACTGGTCTTCAACATCGCCGAAGGTCTCTACGGCTCCAGCCGCGAGGCGCAGATCCCCGCCATGCTCGACATGCTGGGGGTCCCCTACACGGGGAGCGACCCGGTCACCCTGGGAATCTGCCTTGACAAGCGGCGCACCAAGGAAATCCTCTCCTATCACCGCATTCCCACCGCACGCTTTTGCGTCGTCGCGTCGCCGGCACAGCTCCCCGGCCGCCTGCGCTACCCCCTGATGGTCAAGCCGACCCTCGAAGGGTCGAGCAAAGGGGTCACGGACAAGGCCCTGGTGCATAACCGCCGCGAGCTGGTCCGCCAGACCGAATGGGTCCTCGACACCTACCGCCAGCCGGCCCTGGTGGAAGAATTCCTTCCCGGCCGGGAATTTACCGTCGCCCTCATCGGCAACGGCGCAGCACTCCGCGTCCTCCCCATCGTTGAACTCAATCTCGGCACCCTCCCTCCGGGGGTCAACCCCATCTACTCCTACGAAGCCAAGTGGATCTGGGACCAGGAAGAGGCCCCTCTGGAAATCTTCTCCTGTCCTGCACCCCTTGAGCCCCTGCTGCAAAAACAGATCGAAGAACTCTGCCGCCGCACCTTCAACGCCCTCGGCTGCCAGGACTGGTGCCGGATCGATGTGCGCCTCGACGCCGAGGGGCGACCGAACATCATCGAACTCAACCCCCTCCCCGGCATCCTCCCCCGCCCGGAACAGAACAGCTGTTTCCCCAAGGCGGCCCGGGCCGCCGGACTCTCCTACCGGGAGATGATTCTCAGCGTCGCCGACGCAGCCTGTGATCGGTTGAATCTTGGTCAAGGGGGAATAAATGAACGTCGCAGTCTGCTTTAA
- the ruvA gene encoding Holliday junction branch migration protein RuvA, with product MISLLTGEVAYKSIDHIIVDVGGVGYRLHIPLSTYYALPDDGTVRLHVHTHVREDAIHLFGFFTDDEKAMFLLLITISGVGPKLALNILSHIPTAALRTALAEGDAKRLATLPGIGKKTAERLILELREKVVRTAGAPPGAARAGDGKGENAPMEDILSALTNLGYKEGLARKVLETLEISPGAGLEEILKGALKVLAK from the coding sequence ATGATCTCCCTGCTCACCGGAGAAGTCGCCTACAAGTCCATTGACCACATCATCGTCGATGTCGGCGGAGTCGGATATCGGCTGCACATCCCCCTTTCGACCTACTATGCCCTCCCCGATGACGGGACAGTCCGCCTGCATGTGCATACCCACGTGAGGGAAGACGCCATCCATCTCTTCGGTTTTTTCACCGACGACGAGAAGGCGATGTTCCTTCTCCTGATCACCATCTCGGGAGTCGGACCCAAACTGGCTCTCAATATCCTCTCCCACATACCCACCGCAGCCCTGAGAACGGCATTGGCCGAAGGGGACGCCAAACGCCTGGCGACCCTGCCGGGGATCGGCAAGAAGACCGCCGAGCGGCTGATCCTGGAGTTGCGGGAAAAGGTCGTACGCACCGCCGGGGCTCCCCCCGGAGCGGCCCGGGCCGGAGACGGCAAGGGCGAGAACGCCCCGATGGAGGACATCCTTTCGGCCCTGACCAATCTCGGCTACAAGGAGGGGCTGGCGAGGAAGGTCCTCGAGACCCTGGAGATCTCCCCCGGCGCCGGACTGGAAGAGATTCT
- a CDS encoding helix-turn-helix transcriptional regulator, whose protein sequence is MSQSLPPTVCLDGFAVRLVREDKKLTQLYVAKVVGVTTDTISRWENNRYPSIKRENALRLAEALEVPVEEILQGRSGECTLSEPEVPRRRFFLVAIPLVLGLALLAASYFFYHRQELPETKISGERILPPFAAPGMVIPVRVWLLADAEMTGFILREHFPRGWNLIESSPPPSSLDNEKGTARWIVKPGEPRRVISYLVKVDPDAVLGSRETFSGEIVANPNGRSVPMPVGGREPIEVAPYQWADLNGDNIIDDGEMLQASDTVDEMKGVHLDWKLLENIWDTGGYRWDLEKQLFLPSSPLPEPPTP, encoded by the coding sequence ATGAGTCAGTCCCTCCCCCCGACAGTTTGCCTCGACGGTTTTGCCGTCCGTCTGGTCCGCGAGGACAAGAAGCTGACCCAGCTTTACGTGGCCAAAGTCGTCGGGGTGACGACCGACACCATCTCCCGCTGGGAGAATAACCGTTATCCCAGCATCAAGCGGGAGAACGCCCTGCGTCTGGCCGAGGCTCTGGAAGTGCCGGTGGAGGAGATCCTCCAGGGACGCAGCGGCGAGTGCACTCTGTCCGAACCGGAGGTGCCTCGGCGCCGTTTTTTCCTGGTGGCGATTCCCCTGGTCCTGGGGCTGGCGTTGCTGGCCGCCAGTTATTTCTTCTACCACCGTCAGGAACTCCCCGAGACGAAGATCAGCGGGGAGCGGATCCTCCCCCCCTTCGCCGCTCCGGGGATGGTCATCCCGGTGCGGGTGTGGCTGCTGGCCGACGCCGAGATGACGGGCTTTATCCTCCGAGAGCACTTTCCCCGGGGGTGGAATCTCATCGAATCCAGCCCCCCCCCCTCCAGCCTCGACAACGAAAAAGGGACGGCGCGCTGGATCGTCAAGCCCGGGGAACCCCGGCGGGTGATCTCCTACCTGGTGAAGGTGGACCCCGACGCCGTCCTCGGCAGCAGGGAGACCTTCAGCGGCGAAATCGTCGCCAATCCCAATGGCCGCAGTGTTCCGATGCCCGTCGGCGGCCGGGAGCCGATCGAGGTGGCCCCGTATCAATGGGCCGATCTCAATGGCGACAACATCATTGACGACGGCGAAATGCTCCAGGCCTCCGATACGGTCGATGAAATGAAGGGGGTCCACCTCGACTGGAAGCTCCTGGAAAACATCTGGGACACCGGCGGCTATCGCTGGGATCTCGAGAAGCAGCTTTTTCTCCCATCCTCCCCGCTCCCGGAACCGCCCACCCCCTGA
- the glpX gene encoding class II fructose-bisphosphatase, with product MDRNLALELVRVTEAAALACGRWVGKGEKMAADEAATTAMRRTLDSIGIDGTVVIGEGEMDEAPMLYIGEKVGNGSAPEVDIAVDPLEGTNICAKGTNGSITTIAMAPRGGFLHAPDMYMDKIVVGPSAKGVIDINVSPTENLKRVAEAKGCYVEDLTVVILDRPRHEKMIQEVRKAGARIHLIPDGDVAPAIAAAVDGSGVDLLMGIGGAPEGVLAAAALKCMGGDMQGRLVFMTKEERDRAKTMGIDDFDRIYSAEDMARGDVFFAATGVTNGELLRGVRYTAGGAETHSIVMRSKSRTVRFVESKHFFDYKPVY from the coding sequence ATGGATCGCAATCTGGCTTTAGAACTGGTAAGGGTCACCGAGGCGGCGGCTCTGGCCTGCGGCCGCTGGGTCGGCAAGGGCGAAAAAATGGCAGCCGACGAGGCAGCCACCACGGCCATGCGACGCACCCTCGACTCCATCGGCATCGACGGCACGGTGGTCATCGGCGAGGGGGAGATGGACGAGGCGCCCATGCTCTATATCGGCGAGAAAGTCGGGAACGGCAGCGCTCCGGAAGTCGACATCGCCGTCGACCCCCTGGAAGGGACCAATATCTGCGCCAAGGGGACCAACGGCTCGATCACCACCATCGCCATGGCGCCCCGGGGGGGGTTCCTCCACGCCCCCGACATGTACATGGACAAGATCGTCGTCGGCCCTTCGGCCAAGGGAGTCATCGACATCAACGTCTCCCCGACGGAAAATCTCAAACGTGTCGCCGAGGCCAAAGGGTGCTACGTCGAAGACCTTACGGTGGTCATTCTCGACCGTCCCCGCCACGAGAAGATGATCCAGGAAGTGCGCAAGGCAGGCGCCCGCATCCACCTCATCCCCGACGGCGACGTGGCTCCGGCCATTGCCGCCGCCGTCGACGGCAGCGGTGTCGACCTGCTGATGGGGATCGGCGGGGCTCCCGAGGGGGTACTGGCCGCAGCCGCCCTTAAATGCATGGGCGGCGACATGCAGGGGCGCCTGGTCTTCATGACCAAAGAAGAGCGTGACCGGGCAAAGACCATGGGGATCGACGACTTCGACCGCATCTATTCCGCCGAGGACATGGCCCGGGGGGACGTCTTTTTCGCCGCCACCGGCGTCACCAACGGCGAATTGCTGCGGGGGGTCCGTTACACCGCCGGCGGTGCCGAAACCCATTCCATCGTCATGCGCTCCAAGAGCCGCACCGTTCGATTCGTGGAATCCAAACATTTTTTCGACTACAAGCCGGTCTACTGA
- a CDS encoding D-alanine--D-alanine ligase family protein: MNVAVCFNLVPPQLLKGEAGDRISEEGAEIEARSVQKALRELGHSAQLVPLGSDISVTIEELRALRPDAVFNLCEGFWGNSRKEMHVAALFDLLDYPCTGASPLCLGLTQDKARTKDLLLRHGLPTPKYTLVKLGEQFLRIRDLAYPLIVKPRFEDASLGIGADSIVDNERDLKRRIDYVHRTYRQGALVEEFIVGREINAAVLGNAPFEALPLSEIRFAPGLRHSIVSYDGKWREESAEFAATVPVCPAPLKGKEEILVKDVALRAYKILECRDYARVDIRLRDGVPYILEINANPDISPDAGLARAADQAGISYKQLIDRILQMALKRKETAHAKP; this comes from the coding sequence ATGAACGTCGCAGTCTGCTTTAACCTGGTTCCGCCCCAGCTCCTCAAGGGAGAAGCGGGAGACCGCATCTCCGAGGAGGGCGCCGAAATCGAGGCCCGTTCCGTCCAGAAGGCGTTACGCGAACTCGGCCACAGTGCTCAACTCGTCCCCCTGGGGTCCGATATCTCCGTCACCATCGAGGAGTTGCGCGCCCTGCGCCCCGACGCCGTCTTCAATCTCTGCGAAGGGTTCTGGGGGAACAGCCGCAAGGAGATGCACGTCGCTGCCCTCTTCGACCTCCTCGACTATCCCTGCACCGGGGCCTCTCCCCTCTGCCTGGGATTGACCCAGGACAAGGCCCGGACCAAGGACCTCCTCCTGCGCCACGGCCTGCCGACCCCCAAATACACCCTGGTCAAGCTCGGCGAGCAGTTCCTGCGGATCCGGGATCTGGCCTACCCCCTGATCGTCAAGCCGCGCTTCGAGGACGCCTCCCTCGGCATCGGCGCCGACAGCATCGTCGACAACGAACGGGACCTGAAACGGCGCATCGACTATGTCCACCGCACCTACCGCCAGGGGGCGCTGGTCGAGGAATTCATCGTCGGCCGCGAAATCAATGCCGCCGTCCTCGGCAACGCACCCTTTGAGGCCCTCCCCCTCTCGGAAATCCGTTTCGCTCCCGGCCTGCGCCACTCCATCGTCAGCTACGACGGCAAATGGCGGGAAGAATCCGCCGAATTCGCGGCGACGGTCCCGGTCTGCCCGGCGCCGCTGAAGGGCAAAGAGGAAATCCTGGTCAAGGACGTGGCGCTGCGCGCCTACAAGATCCTCGAGTGCCGGGATTACGCCCGGGTGGACATCCGCCTTCGGGACGGCGTCCCCTACATCCTCGAGATCAACGCCAACCCCGACATCTCCCCCGATGCCGGCCTGGCCCGGGCGGCCGATCAGGCCGGGATTAGCTACAAACAGCTGATCGACCGCATCCTGCAGATGGCCCTCAAGCGCAAGGAGACCGCTCATGCGAAACCTTAA
- a CDS encoding rhodanese-like domain-containing protein, whose protein sequence is MGSGRWMLAVLLLCVFSLPAQAGEVRNISPVQARDLVTGDARVFLLDVRTPEEYRQVRIAGAHLIPIDALVRRIGEIPADRPLLVYCAVGSRSDQVAGYLARRGYGEVYNMVGGVMGWQLRGLPVIQGGP, encoded by the coding sequence ATGGGGTCTGGACGATGGATGCTGGCGGTTTTGTTGTTGTGCGTATTTTCGCTCCCTGCCCAGGCAGGCGAGGTGCGCAATATCTCTCCGGTGCAGGCCCGGGATCTGGTGACCGGGGATGCGCGGGTGTTTCTCCTCGATGTCCGGACGCCCGAGGAATATCGCCAGGTGCGCATCGCCGGTGCGCACCTGATCCCCATCGATGCCCTGGTGCGCCGCATCGGCGAGATCCCCGCCGACCGGCCTCTTCTGGTTTACTGCGCCGTCGGCTCGCGCAGCGATCAGGTGGCCGGTTACCTCGCCAGACGGGGGTACGGCGAGGTCTACAATATGGTCGGAGGGGTGATGGGGTGGCAATTGCGCGGTCTGCCGGTGATTCAGGGCGGGCCCTAG
- a CDS encoding YebC/PmpR family DNA-binding transcriptional regulator codes for MSGHSKWANIKHRKGAQDAKRGKIFTKLIKEITVAAKIGGAELESNARLRTAVDKAKGENMPKDTIDRAIKKGSGGLDGVSYEEGSFEGYGPGGVAVIVEFMTDNRTRTVADVRHIFTKHNGSLGVTGSVSFLFDRKGLISFANDQDFDAIFEAALEAGAEDVKDEGDAYEVITDPASFIDVRDALSARDLKWENAEVTMIPQIMVPLEGKQAEQMIKMMDKLEDNDDVQNVYANFDISDADMDQHMG; via the coding sequence ATGTCAGGTCACAGCAAATGGGCGAATATCAAACACCGCAAAGGGGCCCAGGACGCCAAGCGCGGAAAAATATTTACGAAACTCATCAAGGAAATCACCGTTGCCGCCAAAATTGGCGGCGCCGAACTCGAGTCCAACGCCCGGCTGCGCACCGCCGTCGACAAGGCCAAGGGTGAGAACATGCCCAAGGACACCATCGATCGGGCCATAAAGAAGGGGAGTGGAGGGCTCGACGGGGTCAGCTACGAAGAAGGATCTTTCGAAGGCTATGGCCCCGGCGGAGTCGCGGTGATCGTCGAATTCATGACGGACAACCGCACCCGCACCGTCGCCGATGTACGGCATATCTTCACCAAACACAACGGCAGCCTCGGCGTCACCGGTTCGGTCTCCTTTCTTTTCGACCGCAAAGGACTGATCTCTTTTGCCAATGACCAGGATTTCGACGCCATTTTCGAAGCGGCGCTGGAAGCCGGAGCCGAGGACGTCAAGGATGAAGGTGATGCCTACGAGGTCATCACCGACCCCGCCAGTTTCATCGACGTCCGGGACGCTCTGTCGGCCCGGGATCTCAAATGGGAAAACGCCGAAGTCACCATGATCCCCCAGATCATGGTCCCCCTGGAGGGGAAGCAGGCGGAGCAGATGATCAAGATGATGGACAAGCTCGAAGACAACGATGACGTACAGAACGTCTATGCCAACTTCGACATCTCCGACGCCGACATGGACCAGCACATGGGGTGA
- a CDS encoding glycerophosphodiester phosphodiesterase encodes MRDFFLWGHRGAAGVAPENTLTSFRAAEEAGADGIELDVHLSRDGVPVVIHDDTLERTTDGRGAVNRQTLAELRRLDAGRWFAPSFAGERLPTLEEVLAWSAERLRVNIEIKSAVAGAAVLALLAAYPRARVLVSSFDHSLLERLRPEAADLPLGFLAESRFWRRGLQRAAACGAESFHPRVDLVSPSMVDACRKQGLVLYPWTVDDPVVAGRLRRLGAAGVFTNDPLRIRRALS; translated from the coding sequence ATGAGAGATTTTTTCCTCTGGGGGCACCGCGGCGCCGCCGGGGTGGCGCCGGAAAACACCCTGACGTCCTTTCGCGCCGCGGAAGAGGCCGGAGCCGACGGCATCGAGCTCGACGTTCACCTGAGCCGGGACGGGGTCCCGGTGGTGATTCACGATGACACCCTCGAGCGCACCACCGACGGCCGCGGCGCGGTGAACCGGCAGACGCTCGCCGAACTGCGCCGTCTCGATGCCGGCCGCTGGTTCGCCCCGTCCTTCGCCGGCGAACGGCTCCCCACCCTCGAAGAGGTTTTGGCCTGGTCGGCAGAGCGCCTGCGGGTCAATATCGAAATCAAGAGTGCCGTCGCCGGGGCGGCCGTCCTTGCGCTTCTGGCCGCCTATCCCCGGGCCCGGGTCCTCGTCTCTTCCTTCGACCACAGCCTCCTGGAGAGGCTGCGGCCAGAGGCGGCAGATCTCCCGCTCGGCTTTCTGGCCGAATCCCGGTTCTGGCGCCGGGGACTGCAAAGGGCGGCCGCCTGCGGGGCCGAGAGTTTTCATCCCCGGGTCGATCTCGTTTCCCCCTCCATGGTGGATGCCTGCCGCAAACAGGGCCTGGTCCTCTATCCCTGGACCGTCGACGATCCGGTCGTTGCCGGGCGGCTGCGGCGCCTCGGGGCGGCCGGGGTCTTCACCAACGACCCCCTGAGGATTCGCCGTGCCCTCTCCTGA